The Pseudomonas allokribbensis genome has a window encoding:
- the fdnG gene encoding formate dehydrogenase-N subunit alpha, giving the protein MDLSRRQFFKVAGIGLAGSSLGALGMAPTLAFAEQVRHFKLAHTHETRNTCPYCSVGCGLIMYSQGDTAKNVAQNIIHIEGDADHPVNRGTLCPKGAGLLDFIHSPGRLQYPQVRKPGSSEWTRITWDEALDRVADLMKADRDANFVEKNAQGQTVNRWLTTGFLAASAASNEAGYITHKVVRSLGMLGFDNQARVUHGPTVASLAPTYGRGAMTNTWTDIANANLILVMGGNSAEAHPCGFKWVTEAKAHNAARLIVVDPRFTRTASVADYYAPIRTGSDIAFMGGLINYLLTEDKIQHEYVRNYTDVSFIVKAGFGFEDGLFTGYDAAKRTYTDKSSWGYELGEDGFAKVDPTLQDPRCVYQLMKQHYSRYNIDLASQICGMPVDAMQKIWEEIATCSTPGKTMTILYALGWTQHSIGSQIIRSAAMVQLLLGNVGMPGGGVNALRGHSNIQGLTDLGLLSNSLPGYLTLPTDAEQDYTAYIKKRTQLPLRPGQLSYWQNYSKFHVSLMKAWYGANATAENQWAYDYLPKLDIPNYDILKVFDLMGQGKVNGYMCQGFNPIAALPDKNRVMAALAKLKWLVVMDPLATETSQFWENVGPYNDVKSADIQTEVIRLPTTCFAEEDGSLVNSSRWLQWHWKGADGPGEARTDVRIMTELFMRLRQRYQTEGGAYPDPILKLSWPYKIPEEPSPEEIAKEVNGYATTDFTDATGAVIKGNSQLAAFAQLKDDGSTASGCWIFCGSWTEAGNQMARRDNSDPYGMHQHQGWAWAWPANRRILYNRASADVSGKPWDPKKRLVWWNGKAWGGTDVPDYKADVPPEAGMNPFIMNPEGVARFFAVDKMNEGPFPEHYEPFETPIGINPLHPENKKATSNPAARIFDSVWDSLGVAKDYPYAATSYRLTEHFHFWSKHCRLNAIAQPEQFVEIGEVLAKEKGIAAGDRVRVSCKRGFIEAVAVVTKRIRPLQVNGQVVHQIGIPLHWGFTGLTRHGYLTNTLVPFLGDGNTQTPESKSFLVNVEKL; this is encoded by the coding sequence ATGGATCTCAGCCGTCGTCAGTTCTTCAAGGTCGCCGGTATCGGCCTTGCAGGCTCTAGCCTGGGCGCGTTGGGCATGGCCCCGACGCTGGCCTTCGCCGAGCAGGTGCGCCACTTCAAGCTTGCCCACACCCATGAAACCCGCAACACCTGCCCGTATTGCTCGGTCGGTTGCGGCTTGATCATGTACAGCCAGGGCGATACGGCGAAGAACGTTGCGCAAAACATCATCCATATCGAGGGCGACGCCGACCACCCGGTCAACCGCGGCACGCTGTGCCCGAAAGGCGCGGGTCTTCTGGACTTCATTCACAGCCCCGGCCGCTTGCAGTACCCGCAGGTGCGCAAGCCCGGCAGCAGCGAATGGACCCGGATCACCTGGGACGAAGCGCTCGACCGCGTCGCCGACCTGATGAAGGCCGACCGCGACGCCAATTTCGTCGAGAAGAACGCCCAGGGGCAAACGGTGAACCGCTGGCTGACCACCGGGTTCCTCGCGGCCTCGGCGGCGTCCAACGAAGCGGGCTACATCACCCACAAGGTGGTTCGCAGTCTCGGCATGCTGGGGTTCGATAACCAGGCGCGTGTCTGACACGGCCCGACGGTGGCAAGTCTTGCCCCGACGTACGGCCGTGGAGCCATGACCAACACCTGGACCGATATCGCCAACGCGAATCTGATCCTGGTGATGGGCGGCAACTCCGCTGAAGCGCATCCGTGCGGCTTCAAATGGGTGACCGAAGCCAAGGCGCACAACGCCGCGCGGCTGATTGTGGTCGACCCCAGGTTTACCCGAACCGCCTCCGTGGCCGATTACTACGCGCCGATTCGCACCGGCAGCGACATCGCGTTCATGGGCGGGCTGATCAATTACCTGCTGACCGAGGACAAAATCCAGCACGAATACGTGCGCAATTACACCGACGTGTCGTTCATCGTCAAAGCCGGGTTCGGTTTCGAGGACGGACTGTTCACCGGTTACGACGCAGCCAAACGCACCTACACCGACAAATCCTCCTGGGGCTACGAACTGGGCGAGGACGGCTTTGCCAAAGTCGACCCGACCCTGCAGGACCCGCGTTGCGTCTATCAGTTGATGAAGCAGCATTACAGCCGCTACAACATCGACCTGGCGAGCCAGATCTGCGGCATGCCGGTCGATGCGATGCAGAAAATCTGGGAGGAAATCGCCACTTGCTCGACGCCGGGCAAGACCATGACCATTCTCTACGCGCTGGGCTGGACCCAGCACTCGATCGGCTCGCAGATCATCCGCAGTGCGGCGATGGTGCAACTGTTGCTGGGCAACGTCGGCATGCCGGGTGGCGGGGTCAACGCCTTGCGCGGGCACTCGAACATTCAGGGTCTGACGGACCTCGGGTTGCTTTCCAACTCGTTGCCGGGTTACCTGACGCTGCCGACCGACGCCGAACAGGACTACACCGCCTACATCAAAAAACGCACGCAATTGCCGTTGCGGCCGGGGCAGTTGTCCTACTGGCAGAACTACAGCAAGTTCCACGTCAGCCTGATGAAAGCCTGGTACGGCGCCAATGCCACGGCCGAAAACCAGTGGGCCTACGACTACCTGCCGAAACTCGACATTCCCAACTACGACATCCTCAAGGTGTTCGACCTGATGGGGCAGGGCAAGGTCAACGGCTACATGTGCCAGGGCTTCAACCCGATTGCCGCACTGCCGGACAAGAACCGGGTGATGGCGGCGCTGGCCAAACTGAAATGGTTGGTGGTGATGGATCCGCTGGCCACCGAAACCTCGCAATTCTGGGAAAACGTCGGGCCGTACAACGATGTGAAGAGCGCCGATATCCAGACCGAAGTCATTCGCCTGCCGACCACCTGCTTTGCCGAAGAGGACGGCTCGCTGGTCAACAGCAGCCGCTGGTTGCAATGGCACTGGAAAGGCGCCGACGGCCCGGGCGAGGCGCGTACCGACGTGCGGATCATGACAGAGCTGTTCATGCGCCTGCGTCAGCGTTATCAGACCGAGGGCGGGGCCTATCCCGATCCGATCCTCAAACTGTCCTGGCCGTACAAGATTCCGGAAGAACCGTCGCCGGAAGAAATCGCCAAGGAGGTCAACGGCTACGCCACCACCGATTTCACCGACGCCACGGGCGCGGTGATCAAGGGCAACTCGCAACTGGCGGCGTTCGCCCAGCTCAAGGATGACGGCAGCACGGCGTCCGGTTGCTGGATCTTCTGCGGCAGCTGGACCGAGGCCGGTAACCAGATGGCCCGGCGCGACAATTCCGACCCTTACGGCATGCATCAGCACCAGGGCTGGGCGTGGGCCTGGCCGGCGAACCGGCGGATTCTCTACAACCGCGCCTCGGCGGATGTCTCGGGCAAACCGTGGGATCCGAAAAAACGTCTCGTGTGGTGGAACGGCAAGGCCTGGGGCGGCACCGACGTGCCGGACTACAAGGCCGACGTGCCGCCGGAAGCCGGGATGAACCCGTTCATCATGAACCCCGAAGGCGTGGCGCGGTTCTTCGCCGTCGACAAGATGAACGAAGGGCCATTCCCCGAGCACTACGAGCCGTTCGAAACGCCGATCGGCATCAACCCGCTGCACCCCGAAAACAAGAAAGCCACCAGCAACCCGGCGGCGCGGATCTTCGATTCGGTGTGGGACAGCCTCGGCGTGGCCAAGGATTACCCGTACGCCGCCACCAGTTATCGACTGACCGAGCATTTCCACTTCTGGAGCAAACACTGTCGGCTCAATGCGATCGCCCAACCGGAGCAGTTCGTGGAAATCGGCGAAGTGCTGGCGAAAGAGAAGGGCATCGCTGCCGGTGATCGGGTGCGGGTCAGCTGCAAGCGCGGGTTCATCGAAGCGGTGGCAGTGGTGACCAAAAGGATTCGGCCGTTGCAGGTCAACGGCCAGGTCGTGCATCAGATCGGCATTCCGCTGCACTGGGGTTTCACCGGCCTGACGCGTCACGGTTACCTGACCAACACCCTGGTGCCGTTCCTCGGCGATGGCAATACCCAGACCCCGGAATCCAAGTCATTCCTGGTCAACGTGGAGAAACTATAA
- a CDS encoding MalY/PatB family protein produces the protein MTFDFDQVFDRHNTGSTKWSRYAADVLPMWVADMDFAAPPVVIEALQQRLLHPLVGYSVAQDNLREAIVADLWDKFAWRVKPQELVFLPGVESGFNMALKALVQPQQNVVVQTPNYPPLRHAPGHWGLNRVELKFTAQADGTYATPLDALRESLTGGGALLLSNPHNPIGKVFGREELQAVADICVAQDAWIISDEIHAELCYDGRVHIPTASLSPEIARRTITLMSASKAYNIAGLKTSFMIIQDSALRERVNHARCGMVDSVNPLGMEATRVAYSEAGPWLKELKQYLQANRDFLVEAVRSRLPGVTINVPQGTYLAWLDCSALGLDNPQQFFLEQARVGLSPGLDFGDHSQQFVRLNFGCPRSLLEEGIARMARSLAQRKA, from the coding sequence ATGACTTTCGATTTTGATCAGGTATTCGACCGCCACAACACCGGCAGCACCAAATGGAGCCGCTATGCGGCCGACGTGTTGCCGATGTGGGTCGCTGACATGGATTTCGCGGCCCCCCCGGTAGTCATCGAGGCGCTGCAACAGCGTCTGCTGCACCCGTTGGTGGGTTACAGCGTGGCCCAGGACAACCTGCGCGAAGCCATCGTCGCCGACCTGTGGGACAAATTCGCCTGGCGCGTGAAACCACAGGAGCTGGTGTTCCTGCCGGGTGTCGAGTCGGGTTTCAACATGGCGCTCAAAGCGTTGGTACAGCCGCAGCAGAACGTCGTGGTGCAAACTCCGAACTACCCGCCGCTGCGCCACGCGCCGGGCCATTGGGGCCTGAACCGGGTCGAGCTGAAATTCACCGCCCAGGCCGACGGCACCTACGCCACGCCGCTGGACGCCTTGCGTGAATCCCTGACCGGTGGCGGTGCCCTGTTGCTGAGCAACCCGCACAACCCGATCGGCAAGGTCTTTGGCCGTGAAGAACTGCAAGCGGTCGCGGACATCTGCGTGGCGCAGGACGCCTGGATCATCTCTGACGAGATCCATGCCGAGTTGTGCTACGACGGTCGCGTGCACATTCCGACCGCGTCCCTGAGCCCGGAGATCGCCCGTCGCACCATCACCCTGATGTCGGCGAGCAAGGCCTACAACATTGCCGGCCTCAAGACCTCGTTCATGATCATTCAGGACAGTGCCCTGCGCGAACGGGTCAACCACGCCCGCTGCGGCATGGTCGACAGCGTCAATCCGCTGGGTATGGAAGCCACTCGCGTGGCCTACAGCGAGGCCGGCCCGTGGCTGAAGGAGCTCAAACAATACCTGCAAGCCAACCGTGATTTTCTGGTTGAGGCGGTTCGCAGCCGTCTGCCGGGCGTGACGATCAATGTGCCACAGGGCACTTATCTGGCGTGGCTCGATTGCTCGGCGCTTGGGCTGGACAATCCGCAGCAATTCTTCCTCGAACAGGCCCGCGTCGGGCTCAGCCCGGGACTGGATTTCGGTGATCACAGCCAGCAATTCGTGCGCCTGAACTTCGGTTGCCCGCGTTCGCTGCTGGAAGAAGGCATTGCGCGGATGGCGCGCAGTCTGGCCCAACGCAAGGCCTGA
- a CDS encoding hybrid sensor histidine kinase/response regulator, producing the protein MSENKKSAAIEEMRFRLLIDAVVDYAIYMIDPSGIITSWNSGAKRFKGYEEAEILGEHFSRFYTDEDRAVGMPQRALDTAIREGRFEGEGWRVRKDGTHFWCHVVIDPIFSPSGQLLGFAKITRDLTDRKMAEETLKQSEQQFRLLVQGVTDYAIYMLSPEGRVTNWNPGAQRIKGYAPDEVIGKHFSMFYTPEDREIGEPQRALETAVRVGRFENKSWRLRKDGTRFLAHVVVDAIRGETGTLLGFAKITRDVTEAHQAQLALEQTREALFQAQKMQAIGQLSGGIAHDFNNLLTVILGNLEIVRKRVGDDPKVSRLLENATQGALRGVSLTQRMLAFARRQELKTEAVDIPKLVQGITGLLRSSLGPGIRIETQFPENLETVLADTNQLELAVLNLATNARDAMPEGGTVVIGAQPQVVLEQSQSSLAAGRYVCLSVTDTGEGMDDETLASATDPFFTTKGLGKGTGLGLSMVHGFIEQLGGRFILKSVKGQGTCAELWLPVAVDGVAAKPLSPRPSTASVPRLSVLVVDDDSLVRTSTSLLLEDLGHRVIGAASGAQALELFDQGEVIDLMITDMAMPKMSGAQLAHAVRLLKPDLPIILATGYAERLEGFAAELPRLSKPFNQMNLVEIIAQSMK; encoded by the coding sequence ATGAGCGAGAACAAGAAGTCCGCTGCGATCGAAGAAATGCGCTTTCGCCTGTTGATCGATGCCGTGGTCGATTACGCGATCTACATGATCGACCCCAGCGGCATCATCACCAGTTGGAACTCCGGGGCCAAACGCTTCAAGGGTTATGAAGAAGCCGAGATTCTCGGCGAGCACTTTTCGCGCTTCTACACCGATGAAGATCGCGCCGTCGGCATGCCGCAGCGCGCACTGGATACGGCGATCCGCGAAGGTCGGTTCGAAGGCGAAGGCTGGCGGGTGCGCAAGGACGGCACGCACTTCTGGTGCCATGTGGTGATCGACCCGATTTTCAGCCCGAGCGGGCAATTGCTCGGGTTTGCCAAGATCACCCGCGACCTTACCGACCGCAAGATGGCCGAGGAAACCCTCAAGCAAAGCGAACAGCAGTTCCGGCTGCTGGTGCAGGGCGTTACCGATTACGCGATCTACATGCTCAGCCCGGAAGGTCGCGTAACCAACTGGAACCCCGGCGCGCAGCGGATCAAGGGTTATGCGCCGGACGAAGTCATCGGCAAGCATTTCTCGATGTTCTACACCCCGGAAGACCGTGAAATAGGGGAGCCGCAACGCGCCCTGGAAACCGCCGTGCGCGTAGGGCGCTTCGAGAACAAGAGCTGGCGCCTGCGCAAGGACGGCACGCGGTTTCTGGCGCATGTGGTGGTCGATGCGATTCGCGGCGAGACCGGCACGCTGCTCGGCTTTGCCAAGATCACCCGGGACGTGACCGAAGCCCACCAGGCGCAACTGGCACTGGAGCAAACCCGCGAGGCGCTGTTCCAGGCGCAGAAGATGCAGGCCATCGGCCAACTCAGCGGCGGTATCGCCCATGACTTCAACAATCTGCTGACGGTGATCCTCGGTAACCTGGAGATCGTGCGCAAACGTGTCGGCGACGATCCGAAGGTCAGTCGTCTGCTGGAAAACGCCACCCAGGGCGCATTGCGTGGCGTGTCACTGACCCAGCGCATGCTGGCCTTCGCCCGGCGCCAGGAACTCAAGACCGAAGCCGTGGACATTCCGAAACTGGTGCAAGGCATCACCGGCCTGTTGCGCAGTTCACTGGGGCCGGGGATTCGCATCGAAACGCAGTTTCCGGAAAATCTCGAAACGGTGCTGGCCGATACCAACCAGCTCGAACTGGCGGTGCTCAACCTGGCCACCAACGCGCGGGATGCGATGCCCGAGGGCGGCACCGTGGTCATCGGCGCGCAGCCGCAAGTGGTTCTGGAGCAGAGCCAGTCGAGCCTGGCAGCGGGGCGTTATGTCTGCCTGAGCGTGACCGACACCGGCGAAGGCATGGACGACGAGACACTGGCCTCGGCGACCGATCCGTTCTTCACCACCAAAGGCCTGGGCAAGGGCACGGGGCTGGGGTTGTCGATGGTGCACGGCTTCATCGAACAGCTGGGCGGGCGTTTCATTCTTAAAAGCGTGAAGGGGCAGGGGACTTGTGCGGAGCTCTGGCTGCCGGTCGCCGTCGACGGGGTGGCGGCCAAACCTCTGAGCCCGAGGCCATCCACGGCGTCAGTGCCGCGACTCAGTGTTCTGGTGGTGGACGATGACAGCCTGGTGCGCACCAGTACCAGCCTGTTGCTGGAGGATCTCGGGCACCGGGTCATCGGCGCAGCATCCGGTGCGCAAGCTCTGGAATTGTTCGACCAAGGGGAAGTCATCGACCTGATGATCACCGACATGGCCATGCCGAAGATGAGCGGTGCGCAACTGGCCCACGCGGTGCGCCTGCTCAAGCCGGACCTGCCGATCATCCTGGCCACCGGTTATGCCGAGCGCCTCGAAGGCTTTGCGGCGGAGTTGCCGCGGCTGTCGAAACCGTTCAATCAGATGAATCTGGTGGAGATCATCGCCCAGTCGATGAAATGA